GATGACATCATAGCAGGATCAAAACGTGCTCCTTCTTCGTTAGTCCATATCATAACTGTAATCGGATGGCGATGAGGAATATTTTCCCTAGCTATAGTTTCAGCTGCTTCCATTGCAGTCATTACTCCTAAAATTCCATCATAATTTCCGCCTTGTACTACTGAATCACAATGAGATCCCATTGCAATATGAGGCAGGTTTTCCAATCCCTTGAAAGTAGCATACATATTTCCCATATCATCTGTTACAATATCTGCACCTAGTGATTTCATTCTCTTCGTAAACTCCGCTCTTGCCTGAAGAGCTGCTTCTGATAAAGATAACCTTGTTATTCCACCGTGTCCTGTAGCACCAAATTTACTAAAAGTAGTGATTTTATCTTCCATTCTTTCTTTATCACAACTAACTTTTTTCATATCTTTTACTTCCATAATAAATATCTCCTTTACATTTTTTTAAATTGGTTTATAATATAATTGGTTAATTAATTTTAAGTGTCCTATTCTTCCACAAAAGGGACGCTTATTTTTTTAATGTTTTTACAAATTCATCTATAGAATACATAACCTTATCAAAAATATTCATAGCTTCTTCCATCTCTTCTTTATTTATAATAAGTGGAGGTGCTATCATTAAGCAGCTCTCATGAGAATAAGTTGAAAATCCTTTCTCTTTCAACATTCCAACTATCTTTGACATTATTCCATCTGGATCTTTTCCATAAGGTACTAGAGCCTCTCTAGTTTCTCTATCTTTTACCAGTTCTACTGCAGAAAACAATCCTATATATCTAACGTCTCCTACACTTGAATGTTTTTTCTTTATTTGCTCTAATTTTTGTCCTAAAATAACCCCCATCTTCTTAGAATTTTCTATTAGATTTTCTTCATCATACACATCTAATGTTGCGCATCCTGCGGCACAGGCTAGCGGGTGTGCATTGTATGTTAGTCCACACATAAGTACATTATCATCAAAAAATTTTGCTATTTTCTCACTTACAATTACTCCTCCAAGAGGCACATATCCACAAGTAATTCCTTTTGCAAATGTGATAATATCTGGTTTTACATTCCAGTTATTGCAGGCAAACCATTCTCCAGTTCTTCCCCATCCGGCCATAACTTCATCACAAACCATAATTATTCCAAATTCATCACATAGCTTTCTTATGCCTTGGAGATAACCTTCAGGTGGTATGATTACACCATTGCTGCCAGTTACACTTTCAACAACAACAGCTGCTACTTTATCCGTACCCTCGTATATAAGCTGCTCTCTAAGTTTGCTTAAATAAAATTTTGCAGCTTCTTTTTCACTTTCAAATCTTATTTTTTCTCTATAAATATAAGGATCAAAAAACTTTACAAATCCAGGTATTCCAGGTTCACAAGTATATCTTCTAGGCTCTCCACTTAAATTTGCAGCTCCAAAACTTGCTCCATGGTAGGAACGATATCTCGAAAATATCTTAAATCTTCCAGTAACCATCTTGGCTATTTTTATAGCATTTTCATTAGAATCTGATCCTCCTAATGTAAAGAATACTTTGGACATATTATCTGGTGCCTTTTCTATTACCCTAGCAGCCAATTTTGCCCTTACATCTACAGCATAGGAAGGTCCCATAAATGGCATTTTTTCTGCCTGTCTTTTTATAGCTTCTATTATCTTCTTATTTCCATGTCCTACATTTACATTAACTAATTGAGAAGACATATCAAAATACTTTTTTCCATCACTGTCCCAAAAATAAATTCCTTCAGCTTTGGTAATTACAATGGGCTTTAGATTTTTCTGTGCACTCCAGGAATGCAGGTTGTACTTTTTATCATATTCTCTAATTTGATCAACCTCTAAATCTAACTCAGTGTCTTCTAAAACTGCCATTTGAACTCCTCCTTAATATATCTTTTCATATATTTCTACTAACTGCTCTATCGTAGGTTTTCTCGGATTAAGCACCGTAGTTTTACTTTCCATAGCATCTTCTGCCATCTTTCTAAAATTGTCTTTGTCTACACCAACTTCTTTAAGTGATACTGGAAGTCCTGTTTCCAAGAAAATAGACCTTATAGTATCTACTGCAATCAAGCTTGCCTCTCTTACAGATTTTCCTTCTACATTTTCTCCCATAGCTTCTGCTATAACTTTAAATTTTTCAGCACAAGAAGCTCTATTAAACTTCATAACCTCTGTAAGCAAAATTGCATTTGCCATTCCATGGGGAACTTTATAATAAGCTCCTAAAGGCCTTGACATTGAATGAACAAGTGCTGTAGATGCATTGCTAAAAGCAAGTCCTGCATACATCTGTCCAAGAAGCATTTTTTCCCTAGATTCAATATCGCCTTTAAGGACTGACCGTGAAATATTACTGCTTATAATCTTTATTGCCTTTATTGCAAATGTATCTGACATTGGCTGTGCAGCCTTTGAAATATATGCCTCAATTGCATGAGTGAAAGCATCCATCCCTGTAGCTGCCGTAACCTGAGGCGGCATCATCATAGTCAAAAGTGGGTCTAAAATTGCTATTTCAGGTATTATAAAATTACTTGAAATAAGCATCTTTATCTTTCTTTCAGTATCTGTTATTATAGAAAACTTACTAACTTCACTTCCAGTTCCTGCTGTAGTAGGAACTGCTATAATAGGTATACCATAGGTTTTAGGCTGAATTTTTTCATAATCTAAAATATCCCCTCCATTTCCTATAACCATACTTACGGCTTTAGCTGCATCCATAGCACTTCCTCCACCTAATGCAACTATAAAATCTACTTTTTCTTCTTTTCCTGCTTTCACTCCTTCCCTTACAGTAATTACACTAGGATCTGATTCTACTTTATTAAATATAACAGGATCTATTCCCTGATCTTTTAAACTATAGTAAACTTTATCTAATGCACCTGTCTTTTTTGATGAATGTTTTCCTGTAACTATCATTGCCTTATTTCCAAACACCGCTGCTTCATTTCCAATAAAATTTACGGTATCTTTCCCATATATTATTTTGTTGGGACATTGAAAAACTGAATAATTCATAATTCCATCACCTAACTTGCTTAATTTGCAGTTTATTAATTTATTTATTGTTTGCTTAACAATTTATTAAATTTCATGTATATAATTTACCATATTTTAAATGTAATTAGTATGTCCACTATCAACAAATATACTTACAAATTTTTGTTCATTATAAATTATCATTAAATCAATTTCAAAAATACCCCAATTTTTATGCAGAGCATAATATTAAAGGCAATTTCATCATCCTTCAAATCACAGTTTAATATTTCCTCTATTCTGTTTATCCTATATTTTATAGTATTTCTATGGATGTACAGCTTTTCTGCAGTTTTACCCAAGTTTCTATTCTCCTTTAAATATGCAATTAATGTTTTTACTAGCACAGAAGAGTTTTTTTCATCATACATTTTAAGTTTAAGTAAATTTTCATCAAATAGTTTTTTCATCTCTTCATTTGTTTCTATATCAAAAAAAAGCCTGAATATACCTAAGCTCTTATACTTTATGACATAATCCCTTTTTCCAAAAATCTTAGATAACTTTAATGCTTTCATTGCCTCTAGTATTACACATTTAAAATCTTCTAAATCACTACATTCATCTCCTAATCCTATGCTTACAGTAATATCACCCATCCTCTTTGATATTTCTTTTCTTATAGATTCTGCAATCCTGTCTATATTTTCTATGGTAGAACATACCATAAAATAAAATGCATCACTTTGAACTGCATAAAAATATTTTTTACTATTTTCTTCCAAAACATATTCTATTATATCTTGCACACGATTTTTTATATTTGCTATAATCTCTTCATCCACTATATTTTTTTTCTTTATATAAGAACTAAAGTCATCAATATCAACTATTAGGCTGCAATATTTCTTTTCTCTTTTGTATCCATATAAAATTGCCCTGTCTAACATTTCCTCATCAATATTTATATTTTCAAAAATCACTTCTCGCATAAAATTATTCACAGATTCCTTATGTGCATTTCGTGCAAAAATAGCCCTGCAGATAATTTGAGTCACATCTATCAATTTAACCTCAAAAGGTAACTCAAATATAGGAAAATCTGCAGTATTTGCAAAATTTATAACTTCTTCAGGTGTCTCTTTTATATAAGGACCTATATTTATAACAAGACCGGATAAATTTCTAGAAGTAATGTCTTTGATAAATTTAAGAAGAACTTCTGAATTATTTCCTATTGCTATACCAGTAATAAATAAAAGTTCTCCTCCTTTTACAAAATCACTAACATCAGGTACTTCTATTACATGTGCCCAGGTAATTCCCCTGTCTAAGCCTCCTTTCCCAGCTACAACTCTCATTTTTTCAAGTCCTGGTAAATTTAATATATTCCTACAAGTAACAATCATATTTTTTATCCCTCTTTTATAATTTAATATGTATTTGTTAAAAATACACCAATATTTTTATTATTTATTTAAAATATTCCTGTATATAATTATAATATATTAATATTTTTTTGTAAAAGTACAAAAATCAAAATTGAATATTTTTACCTGTAATGCAGAGAATAAGCATAAACAGAGTTCTTGGCATGAGATGCTTAGAAATGGTTATCCAGGGACGTAGCTGCTCTTTGCTCACACTTGGATAAGTGGGAGTATTAGAGCAGGTAGTCATCGGATAAATTATAAAATAATTTTTTCTAGGAGAGTGATCTTTAATTGTGAAGAAGTTTTTTAATTCTAAAAACACTTCAAATCCTATTTATGTACAAAAGTTATCTGATGATAGATATAATTTGCCCTTAAATAAATCTCTTTCGAATAATTTACATGTATTACAGCAATTGTTTTCAAATTGTGCTGATGTTGTTTACCACAAATTTGTTATACATTCAATGAAATGTTCCTGCATACTCATTTTTTTTAATGGACTTTCGGATATAAGAGCAATTAATGAAAGCATATTACCTTCTATCATGAATATTAAAGGTGTTACTGAAAATGATTTAAAATGTGATCATACTGTAGAAATAATTAAAAAATATTTTCTCCAAATTACAAAAATAAGTGAATTATCAACTATGGGTCAAATTACAAATGCTCTCTTAAATGGAAATACTGTACTTTTGATAGACGATGATGATATTGCCTTAGAAATGACAACTCCCGGGTGGAAAGAAAAAGACGTATCGGAAACTGATGTTGAAAAGGTCATAAGAGGTCCAAACGAAGGATTTACACAAAATATTTCCATCAATATCTCACAACTCAGAAGAAAAATAAAATCTTCAGATTTAAAAGTTGAAGATTTTATAATCGGAAAACAAACTCAGACAAAAATAAGCATCACCTATTTACAGGGAATAGTAGATAATCATATTGTTGAAGAATTAAAAGAAAGGATTGAAAGAATAGACATAGATTCTATTCTAGAAAGTGGATATATAGAAGAGCTGATAGAAGATACTCATTATACATTATTTCCACAAATTCAGCACAGTGAAAAACCAGATAGAGTTGCCGCTGGAATTTTAGAAGGCAGGGTAGCCGTTTTAGTAGATGGTACTCCCTGCGTTTTAATACTTCCTGCTACTTTAATTCAATTTTTGCAAACTAGTGAGGATTATTATGAAAGATATACTACTACCATATTTGTACGTTTCATAAGATTAATTTTCTTTGTGATTTCGCTGCTGCTCCCAGGATGTTTTGTTGCAATTATTTTATATCATAAAGAAATGATTCCTACACCTTTACTTATTAGCATTATGGGAGCTGCCCATGGAGTTCCTTTTCCTATTTTTATTGAAGCATTGTTCATGGAAATAACCTTTGAAGCACTTAGAGAAGCAGGTATACGTCTTCCTTCATCAGCTAGCCAAACTGTAGGTATTGTTGGTGCACTTGTTATTGGTGATGCAGCTGTTAAAGCTGGGATTACTTCTCCTATTATGGTTATTGTTATAGCCATTACAGCAATAGCTTCTTTTAGCATTCCGTCTTATGATATGGGGTATACCATTCGTATTTTACGTTTTTCCATGCTGTGTTTAGGCGCATTTTTGGGACTATATGGAATTTTATTAGGGATCATTATACTTTTAATTCATCTATCATCATTAAGTTCTTTTGGTGTAAAATATCTTTCTCCGTTAGCTCCCTTAAGTTTAAAGGATTTGAAAGATACTTTAATAAGATTTCCTTGGCCTTATATGAAATGCAGACCTCACTTTGCCAATGCTAATAATCTGCATCGGCAAAAGTCATCATCTAAAAACAACAAAGACGAGAAAGGACAATAAAATATGAAGTATAAATCGACATTATTTTATATTTTAATCTTTACATTTTCCATTTCACTTTACGGTTGTAGTAGTGATAAAAGCGAACTAAATGAAATTAATGTTGTGGCTGGCATTGGTATTGATAAAATATCCAGTAATAACACTTTTCTTATAACATTAGAGATTATTAATCCCAGCCATTCAAAAGGTGATTCTACTGTATCTAAAAGAGAAAATAAATCTATTATTCAAGTAAGCACTGGTCATTCTATTTTTAGTACAATGCAAAACTTTTCAAAAAATAATCCTGTATTACTTGACTTTTCACATGCCAAAGTAATCATTTTATCAAGAGAATTATGTGAGTCGGAATCAGAAGTTTCTGAAGTAATGGATTATTTAAGTAGAAATCGTCAAATTCGAAGTACTAGTTGGATATTTGTTTCAAATAAACCAGCTAGGGAAATTTTACAAAGTAGAATACTTGGTGACTCTGCAACTTCAACTGCTATAAATAGCATGATGACCTTATTTAAAAAAAATGGACCTATTGTACCTATAAATATAAATAATTTTATTATAGAGTCAAAAAATGAATCAAAATCGACCTTTGCCCCTGTAATCGATATAGAAAAATCAAAAGATAGTACTGCTGCCAAAATTACAGTTGAAAGAATGGCCATTTTTAAAAATAATCATTTAATGGGAATACTTACCAGTGAAGAATCTAAGAGCCTTTTGTGGATAGTCGATTATGCAAAGGGTCATGAAGTTATCTTTCCTATTAAATCAGGTATAAATGATAACGTAACTATAGATGTTTTTAAAAAATCTGACAAAATAATTCCTCATTTAACTGAAAATGGTATTAATACGGAAATTCAATGTAGTGGTACTGCTTTTATTGAGGAAACACAAAATATTAATATCAGCCCTGAAGCTATAAATAATCTTCAATATAATATTGAATCTACACTAGAAAGTCAATTAAATAAATTAATATATAAATCACAAAAGGACTTAAATACAGACTTCATTGGTTTTTCAACTAAAATATACAACAATAATCCAAAAGAATGGATTAATATAAAAAAAAATTGGTCTCAAATATTTCCAAATATAAAATATGAAATTAATTTCAAAATTAAAGTAACTAATATAGGAATAGTTAAAGATCCTGTTATAACAACCAAGGAGGAAAATAGTAAATGACTGCTATTGTAATTATTTCATCATTCCTAATAGGAATACTTGAGGGAATACCTCTAGTAAAAAAAAAAATGTGGAAAGAATTATCGTGTGTTGTGATTTTATTAATTATGGCTTTATTTTTTCAAGTTAGTATAAATTTAGGCATGGCAACTCCCATAGATTTAATAGAAAAATTATTTGAGCCTATTGGAAAAACATTTTTTAATAAATTATAAATTTCGGATTGAGGTGAATAAATATGCATGAAAAAGAAGTTATCACTACAAATCAATTTATATGGATGCTTTTTTGTATAATTACATCTTTTACCGGACTGCACGTAATTCGATTGCTAATTTTTCAAG
The genomic region above belongs to Clostridium sp. AWRP and contains:
- a CDS encoding aminotransferase class III-fold pyridoxal phosphate-dependent enzyme, translating into MAVLEDTELDLEVDQIREYDKKYNLHSWSAQKNLKPIVITKAEGIYFWDSDGKKYFDMSSQLVNVNVGHGNKKIIEAIKRQAEKMPFMGPSYAVDVRAKLAARVIEKAPDNMSKVFFTLGGSDSNENAIKIAKMVTGRFKIFSRYRSYHGASFGAANLSGEPRRYTCEPGIPGFVKFFDPYIYREKIRFESEKEAAKFYLSKLREQLIYEGTDKVAAVVVESVTGSNGVIIPPEGYLQGIRKLCDEFGIIMVCDEVMAGWGRTGEWFACNNWNVKPDIITFAKGITCGYVPLGGVIVSEKIAKFFDDNVLMCGLTYNAHPLACAAGCATLDVYDEENLIENSKKMGVILGQKLEQIKKKHSSVGDVRYIGLFSAVELVKDRETREALVPYGKDPDGIMSKIVGMLKEKGFSTYSHESCLMIAPPLIINKEEMEEAMNIFDKVMYSIDEFVKTLKK
- a CDS encoding PucR family transcriptional regulator, giving the protein MIVTCRNILNLPGLEKMRVVAGKGGLDRGITWAHVIEVPDVSDFVKGGELLFITGIAIGNNSEVLLKFIKDITSRNLSGLVINIGPYIKETPEEVINFANTADFPIFELPFEVKLIDVTQIICRAIFARNAHKESVNNFMREVIFENINIDEEMLDRAILYGYKREKKYCSLIVDIDDFSSYIKKKNIVDEEIIANIKNRVQDIIEYVLEENSKKYFYAVQSDAFYFMVCSTIENIDRIAESIRKEISKRMGDITVSIGLGDECSDLEDFKCVILEAMKALKLSKIFGKRDYVIKYKSLGIFRLFFDIETNEEMKKLFDENLLKLKMYDEKNSSVLVKTLIAYLKENRNLGKTAEKLYIHRNTIKYRINRIEEILNCDLKDDEIAFNIMLCIKIGVFLKLI
- a CDS encoding Ger(x)C family spore germination protein, with protein sequence MKYKSTLFYILIFTFSISLYGCSSDKSELNEINVVAGIGIDKISSNNTFLITLEIINPSHSKGDSTVSKRENKSIIQVSTGHSIFSTMQNFSKNNPVLLDFSHAKVIILSRELCESESEVSEVMDYLSRNRQIRSTSWIFVSNKPAREILQSRILGDSATSTAINSMMTLFKKNGPIVPININNFIIESKNESKSTFAPVIDIEKSKDSTAAKITVERMAIFKNNHLMGILTSEESKSLLWIVDYAKGHEVIFPIKSGINDNVTIDVFKKSDKIIPHLTENGINTEIQCSGTAFIEETQNINISPEAINNLQYNIESTLESQLNKLIYKSQKDLNTDFIGFSTKIYNNNPKEWINIKKNWSQIFPNIKYEINFKIKVTNIGIVKDPVITTKEENSK
- a CDS encoding spore germination protein, which produces MKKFFNSKNTSNPIYVQKLSDDRYNLPLNKSLSNNLHVLQQLFSNCADVVYHKFVIHSMKCSCILIFFNGLSDIRAINESILPSIMNIKGVTENDLKCDHTVEIIKKYFLQITKISELSTMGQITNALLNGNTVLLIDDDDIALEMTTPGWKEKDVSETDVEKVIRGPNEGFTQNISINISQLRRKIKSSDLKVEDFIIGKQTQTKISITYLQGIVDNHIVEELKERIERIDIDSILESGYIEELIEDTHYTLFPQIQHSEKPDRVAAGILEGRVAVLVDGTPCVLILPATLIQFLQTSEDYYERYTTTIFVRFIRLIFFVISLLLPGCFVAIILYHKEMIPTPLLISIMGAAHGVPFPIFIEALFMEITFEALREAGIRLPSSASQTVGIVGALVIGDAAVKAGITSPIMVIVIAITAIASFSIPSYDMGYTIRILRFSMLCLGAFLGLYGILLGIIILLIHLSSLSSFGVKYLSPLAPLSLKDLKDTLIRFPWPYMKCRPHFANANNLHRQKSSSKNNKDEKGQ
- a CDS encoding iron-containing alcohol dehydrogenase, producing the protein MNYSVFQCPNKIIYGKDTVNFIGNEAAVFGNKAMIVTGKHSSKKTGALDKVYYSLKDQGIDPVIFNKVESDPSVITVREGVKAGKEEKVDFIVALGGGSAMDAAKAVSMVIGNGGDILDYEKIQPKTYGIPIIAVPTTAGTGSEVSKFSIITDTERKIKMLISSNFIIPEIAILDPLLTMMMPPQVTAATGMDAFTHAIEAYISKAAQPMSDTFAIKAIKIISSNISRSVLKGDIESREKMLLGQMYAGLAFSNASTALVHSMSRPLGAYYKVPHGMANAILLTEVMKFNRASCAEKFKVIAEAMGENVEGKSVREASLIAVDTIRSIFLETGLPVSLKEVGVDKDNFRKMAEDAMESKTTVLNPRKPTIEQLVEIYEKIY